GGACTTTGTTCAGGAGAATTCATTGTTATGCCCGAATCGTGCGCTGTGCTTGGGCGTTACCTGAAATACCGGCTCAATGCCGGTGATTTTGTTCGCTTTGCAAGCCGCATCAACGCGGGTGACCGCCCGCGAGTGGATTTCGAGCAAATTGGGTCGTTCCACATACTCTTGCCTCCACGCAAGGAACAAATCCGCATCGCCGACGCGCTGGACGAGTTGTTCTCCGATCTCGATGCCGCTGTTGCGGCGCTGGAGCGGGTGCGGAAGAAACTGAAGCTCTATCGCGCCTCCGTTTTGAAAGCTGCAGTGGAGGGAAAACTCACCGAAGACTGGCGCAAGAAGCATCCTGATGCTGAGCCTGCGTCAGAACTGTTGAAGCGCATCCTCGTCGAGCGCCGCCGCCGCTGGGAGGAAGAGCAGCTCCGCCGGTTCAAGGAGAAGAACCAGGAGCCGCCGAAGAATTGGAAGGCGAAATACAAAGAACCCGTTCCTCCGGAGACGACGAATCTCCCGAAATTGCCGGACGGGTGGAAATGGGCAACGCTTAGCCAACTTTTGTGGCTGCTCCGAAGCGGGTCCTCGGAAACGTCCGGCCGTCAAGCAACGGACTTCCCAGTGCTGAAGTCCAGCGCGGTTAGACAAGGCTCTATAGACTTCGGCGATTTGAACTACTTGACCACTGCGCAGAGCGGTAGATCAGAGAACTACCTTGAGCGCGGAGACGTCCTCGTTACGAGACTCAGCGGCAGTGTCGAATACGTGGGCTGTTGCGCAGTTGTCGGCGCCCTTGGGTACCAAGGCATCCAATATCCTGATCGTATCTTCTGTGGAAAATTAGTTGAAGGAACCGATGGCCGCTTTCTTGTCTTTTGTTTTCGACACCCGATTCCGAGGGCTCGCATCGAAGCTGCGGCAAAATCTACCGCCGGGCATCAAAGAATCTCCATGTCCGACCTGCATCCGCTTCCGATACCTCTCCCCCCGCTCCCCGAGCAATCCGCCATTGTTGAGATAGTCGAAGCCCAGCTGTCAGTGATCGATCATCTCGAATCCGAGATTGAGGCGCAGGTGAGGCATGCGGGGACCTTGCGGCAGGCGGTCCTGAAA
The nucleotide sequence above comes from Candidatus Hydrogenedentota bacterium. Encoded proteins:
- a CDS encoding restriction endonuclease subunit S, with the translated sequence MLASIVEPRSGKIDPQCTPDAKFIGMEHVEPHTMRLLGTAPAESMKSGANLFKPQDVLYGRMRSYLNKVYQPDFSGLCSGEFIVMPESCAVLGRYLKYRLNAGDFVRFASRINAGDRPRVDFEQIGSFHILLPPRKEQIRIADALDELFSDLDAAVAALERVRKKLKLYRASVLKAAVEGKLTEDWRKKHPDAEPASELLKRILVERRRRWEEEQLRRFKEKNQEPPKNWKAKYKEPVPPETTNLPKLPDGWKWATLSQLLWLLRSGSSETSGRQATDFPVLKSSAVRQGSIDFGDLNYLTTAQSGRSENYLERGDVLVTRLSGSVEYVGCCAVVGALGYQGIQYPDRIFCGKLVEGTDGRFLVFCFRHPIPRARIEAAAKSTAGHQRISMSDLHPLPIPLPPLPEQSAIVEIVEAQLSVIDHLESEIEAQVRHAGTLRQAVLKRAFEGKLVPQNPNDEPASELLKRIAAERSAREAAALKAKQTEKSARNTKTGK